Proteins from one Meriones unguiculatus strain TT.TT164.6M chromosome 10, Bangor_MerUng_6.1, whole genome shotgun sequence genomic window:
- the Ensa gene encoding alpha-endosulfine: MSQKQEEENPAEETGEEKQDTQEKEGILPERAEEAKLKAKYPSLGQKPGGSDFLMKRLQKGQKYFDSGDYNMAKAKMKNKQLPSAGPDKNLVTGDHIPTPQDLPQRKSSLVTSKLAGGQVE, translated from the exons ATGTCCCAGAAACAAGAAGAAGAGAACCCCGCGGAGGAGACGGGCGAGGAGAAGCAG GACACACAGGAGAAAGAAGGTATTCTTCCCGAGAGAGCTGAGGAGGCGAAGCTAAAGGCCAAATATCCAAGCCTAGGACAAAAGCCTGGAGGCTCCGACTTCCTCATGAAGAGACTCCAGAAAGGG CAAAAGTACTTTGACTCAGGAGACTACAACATGGCCAAAGCCAAGATGAAGAACAAGCAGCTGCCGAGTGCAGGACCAGACAAGAACCTGGTGACCGGTGACCACATCCCCACTCCACAGGACCTGCCCCAGAGAAAGTCCTCACTCGTCACCAGCAAGCTTGCGGG TGGCCAAGTTGAATGA